GCAACAGGTTGAGGTGCATGGCGGAATAGGAGGGAGATTCGGTGCAGAAGCCGTCGAAGTGGAAGGCATCTTCGAGGAGGGTTTCAAGACCTTCGATGGCGCGGCGCACGCTTTGTGGTCTGTTAAAGAGTATGCCGACAGCGGCGCTTAGTGCGCGGCCGGGACCGCATTTGTTGTTGATTTCGCTCCAGTTTTCGGTGTCTGCACAGCCGGATAGGATGAGGTCTTTGACGATGCGTTGATCCATTTCGGGTGTGAGGACGGGTGAGCCATCCTGATATTGGGCTGTTCGGATGAGGTCGTAGGCGAGGGTGATCTGGAGAATGCTTCCGCCGTCAGAGCCGCTGCTGCCAAAGCGTCCGGCGCCCCAGAAGCCGTTGTTGAGTACTGCATGGTCGGCCTCGCGATGGCGGCCTTCAAAGGCGGTGATGATGGTTTCGACGGGAAAACGCCCGGCGCGGGGATATTTGCCCAGGGAGATGGCGACTTCGGCCGGCGGACAATCCGCTATGGTGCCGTCGTAGGAGTGGAAGAGCCAGTTGGGGTATCGCCGCGCCATGCAGTCCATGATATAGGCGCACCACCGGGCGTATAATACGTCATCCGTGAGGGCGTATAATTTGGCAAGCGGTAGTATTTGTTCGAAGCACCAGCGGCTTTTTTTTGTTCGGATGATGCCAGTCCAACTCGTGTGTACGGGCCAGTTGACCCATTTGAAGGCGTGTTTGCCGGATTTGTCTTCGGGGTGGGCGCGTTCTTCGTCGGTGAGATAGAAGGTGAAGGTCTGGTTCATTCTGGCCGCGGTGATGCTGCCGGTTTCGGGATAGTTGGCGTTGGGGTACTCGGTTTTGCAGTATTTGCAGATGAGTCTGTCCGGATCGGTGGGATCCCATTCGTACAGGCCGGTTTCACCCATGGAGGAGAGGCGGTTGACGCAGACGGGACAGTTCTGGCCGTATTCGGGCCAGGGGGTGAGTTCGGGTATCATGGCGTCGATGAAGTCGCGGTTCTGGTCCATGAGGTGGGCGACCTGTTGTTTCCAGTCTTCGAGGATGACCTGCGCCCAGGGATAGCGGCTGAGGTTTTTACGGGCGTTTTCGACGTTGAGTAGCGGCATGGGTGCTCCTGTGGAACGCGTTGATCTTATGGTTTTTACTTTTTGCAATATATTGAGAAACCTATCTTGTGTCTAACCATTCTTGCGTCTTGTGTCTCTCTTTTGTAATATCTCCACTGACCAGACGCATAATACCAGAATACAGGCTATTTATTTTGGAGGAATACGATGGGAAAGCAGCAAATAGCAGCAACGACGCTCAATAAAGACGATTTGATCGTTATTTGTGGGGCGGGCGGTTTTATTGCGGGTGCACTGACGCGATATTTTTACGATCAGGGGTTTGTGCGGCTTCGCGCTGTTGATAAGAAACCCTTGCCCGAGTGGTACCAGCGCGTATCGGGGGTGGAGAATCTGTGTTTGGATTTGAGCGATGAAGACAATTGCAAACGCGCCGTTGAAGGTGCTGCTGAAGTGTACAATCTCGCGGCGGATATGGGGGGAATGGGATTTATCGAGCGTTTCAGGGTCGAGTGTTTGCGGAGTATTCTGATCAATACCCATCTGATTGAAGCCGCCTATTGGGCGGGTGTTGAGCGGTATTTCTTTTCTTCTTCTGCCTGCGCGTATAATACCGAATTACAAGAGGATCCCAATGTGCGCGCTCTGAAAGAATCAGATGCATATCCGGCTATGGCAGAGCGCGGATACGGTTGGGAGAAGTTGGTTTCGGAGATGTTTTGCGAGGAATATTGGGCAGAGCGCGGGATGAAGACGGCGATTGCGCGGTTTCACAATGTGTATGGTCCTTATGGGACGTGGGATGGTGGGCGAGAGAAGGCACCTGCAGCACTTTGCCGCAAAGCGATTGAGGCCAAAGATACTGGCAAGCTCGAGATTGATATTTGGGGCGATGGCAATCAGACGCGCAGTTTTATGTACGTTGACGATTGTATTAGAGGCGTCGATATGATTATGCACAGTGAGGACCTCGTTGCAACGCCTATTAATCTGGGTTCGAGTGAGTTGGTTTCTATCAATGAATTGGTGAGTGTTATTGAGGAGATCGGCGGTATTAAACTCAATCGCACGTATGATTTGTCTGCGCCTCAGGGCGTTGCCGGTCGCAATAGTGACAATGCGATGATTAAAGAAATGCTCGATTGGGAGCCTGATACTTCTTTGCGAGACGGTATGGCTAAGACTTATGCGTGGATTGCACAGCAATATGCGGATCGCAAAGCGGGCAAACCGACGGTGAGTTAAGCAGGGTATTTATTATATGAGCAGAGATATTACGAGCGTTATTGGCAATATTCCCTTTCGCATGGCTTTTGCCGGTGGGTGGATTGATCAGCCGTTTTTGTCGCAGCACAATCCATCGCCTCCCGGGTCTATGGTTGTGATTTCGCTCGAGCCGACTAGCCGTTTTATGAATCGCTGCGGTATGGCGACGAGTACGCGAGATGTTGCGATGAGGCTCTGGGGTTCTGCGTTTCCCGATCGCGCGCCGTCCGATCTGGTGAAGGAGTTGTACACGGTTGAAAATGAGGGCAAGGCCGAGCCGTCGGGGTCGCAGGATATGATTGGGTTGCTTTATCCGGGTGTGAGCAGGCTCGATTACGATTGCGAGTACGAGGGGGGGTATTTTCCGGTCCATATCGAGTCCAATAATGACCCCGATGTCGCGCGTTGGATCGAAGATGTGATCTACATGGTTCCGGTTGCGCCGCGTCCCGATGGCTATGAGCCGTTGGGTGAAAAGAATTTAGATCCGATATGGATTGAGAGATTGAGTCAGGCGGGCAAGGATTGTTATGATGCGATTATTGTCAGGGATATCCGGGGTTTGGGCGCGTCTCTGAATGAGTGTATGGTGTGTTGGGAGACTCTTTTGCCGCATACGGTGCGTCATCCGACTATTCGGATTGATTTGATGGGTATTTTGGAATATTATCAGTCGAGATATGTCGGGGCGATGTATTCGGGGTGTGGCGGTGGGTATATATACGTTGTGTCTGAAGAACCCGTGCCGGGCGCTCTTCGCGTGGATGTCCGATATGACAGAGGGTAGTGATATGGAGACGGTTGTTGTTTCAGGCAGTTTTGACGATATGAGGGCGCGCGATATCCGTTTTTTACAAGAGGCTTCTCGATACGGATGTCTTCACGCGCTGGTATGGGGGGATGATGTCGTCAAAGGGCAAACCAAATTTCCGGAAGAAGAACGCATGTATATGATGGATGCGATTCGCTATGTGGATCGCGCGACGCTTGTGACGGAGTTGGCAGATAAAGACGGTCTTCCCGATGCGGTCCAGGCCGATATGTGGGTGGTGGATGAACGAGATGATTCGCTGCAGAGACGACATTTTTGCGATGTGCATAATATTGCATATCGCGTTTTGGCTGCAGACGATGTGAGGGGGTTTCCGATAGGGGAGACAGCGGATGGGGGTGCGAATAATAAAAAAGTGATTGTTACGGGTTGTTTTGACTGGTTTCACTCCGGGCATATCCGGT
This genomic window from Gemmatimonadota bacterium contains:
- a CDS encoding NAD-dependent epimerase/dehydratase family protein, with amino-acid sequence MGKQQIAATTLNKDDLIVICGAGGFIAGALTRYFYDQGFVRLRAVDKKPLPEWYQRVSGVENLCLDLSDEDNCKRAVEGAAEVYNLAADMGGMGFIERFRVECLRSILINTHLIEAAYWAGVERYFFSSSACAYNTELQEDPNVRALKESDAYPAMAERGYGWEKLVSEMFCEEYWAERGMKTAIARFHNVYGPYGTWDGGREKAPAALCRKAIEAKDTGKLEIDIWGDGNQTRSFMYVDDCIRGVDMIMHSEDLVATPINLGSSELVSINELVSVIEEIGGIKLNRTYDLSAPQGVAGRNSDNAMIKEMLDWEPDTSLRDGMAKTYAWIAQQYADRKAGKPTVS
- a CDS encoding adenylyltransferase/cytidyltransferase family protein, whose amino-acid sequence is MTEGSDMETVVVSGSFDDMRARDIRFLQEASRYGCLHALVWGDDVVKGQTKFPEEERMYMMDAIRYVDRATLVTELADKDGLPDAVQADMWVVDERDDSLQRRHFCDVHNIAYRVLAADDVRGFPIGETADGGANNKKVIVTGCFDWFHSGHIRFFEEVSELGDLYVVVGHDANVRLLKGEHHPMFGEDERRYVVQSVRFVKQGIISSGDGWMDAAPEIAVIKPDIYAVNEDGDKLEKRVFCEEHDLEYVVLKRAPKEGLPRRASTVLRGF